AGCATTATACTACTGCGAGTGAGGTTGCGGCGATGTGTTTCGTAAGTGAGCCTCTGTCTATTGGTTTAGCTAGCTACTTATAAATTGTGTGAGTACGCTGATGCTGATAGTACTTCCAGGCCCGAGAACGTCTCAACATCCCCGTTCCAAAACCCCTCGATTATTGCACCGACGCCAACAGAACCAATCTTGGGGCCGAGTACATCGTAATGGAAAAGGCGCCCGGAGTAGAGCTATCTCATATATGGGATGAGCTAAAAGGCCGACAGAAAGTTTCTATCGTGGAACAGATTGCTGATGTCAGCTGCAAACTTGCCCGAGCTAGGTTTCCGGCCTATGGTGCTCTGTATAAGAGACGGGATGTTGGTCTGGATGAGAGCGTTGCCATTGACGATGAGTTTGTGGTTGGTCGTACGCTTGGACGGGCTTGGTTCGAGGATGGCAGGGGCCATGTTGATATTCACAGGGGGCCTTGTATGAACACCCCTTATTCTGCGAGTCCTACTCAAAAACAATGATTCTAACAGTGCTTAGGGAGCTCGGTAGAAGATCTTATCAAGACAGTCGCCCAGCGAGAAGCTGCATGTATTGATAACCTCCCGTCCTTCCGTCGCGACAGGCAGCAGGGCATATTCGGCGGGCCTGGGGGGTATATGCCCacgaaagaagcaaaaaaaTCCGTCCTGCGGGACTTCCTCAAGATATGCTCTTATCTCCGCCCTAAAATCGATGCTCTCTCATCCGGTATCCTCTGGCACAGTGATCTCCACACAGACaacatcttcgtcgacgcTGAGAACCCATCCCAGATTACAAGCATTGTTGACTGGCAAGGTGTATCCATTAACCCAATCTTCCTGACTGCTCAACATCCCTTCCTAATTGACCATGAGGGCCCCAAATTAGAAGGACTTGTTCGGCCTGCTCTTCCTGAAAACTTTGACTGGCTTGCTCCTGCGGAACAAATTGCTGCGAAACGGCTGTTCCTGTCTCAGACGCTTTGGGCTTTGTACGAAGTTAGCGTCCAGAGAGCCGTGCCCGAGCTGTTGCAAGCTTTTCGACACAGGACTACACTCCAAGGGCAGATCCTGGGGTTGATTGGAGCGATATATGATGATGGCGAGCCGTACGTTCAAATCCTGCTTGCAGATATCGCGGAAGAGGACATCTGGAAACAGGTAGtcggggaggatgaagatggaaatcCAAGTATCCGGTGTCCTATATGGTATTCTGAGCAGGACAAGGAAAGACAGAAGACGGACCTTGCGAATTGGGAAAGGGATGTTGAGAGAAAGTTCGATGTGCTTCATGAAATAGGTCTTCATGCAGGATGGGACGGGGCTGTTGCTCCTGGTGATTACGATGAAGTGGTTAGAAGACTGGCAGCTGCGAAACAGAGGTTTTTGGATAGAGAATCAGCAAACGAACAGGAGAGAGCACGATGGGAGGAGGTTTGGCCGTTCCAGGATACTACAGGATAGTTTCTAGTCTGGAGTATACTGATGGCAGAAATAGTGACAGTAAATAGATCTGTTACATATAGCTTGACTAGACATCTATCAAGATTTAAGCCCTCCCTCCGGTGTCCTCCCCTTACTCCAGCCCTCCACCCACTGATCCTCAATAATCctcagctgcagctcctgtGTATCCTTAAAGTATCCTTCGGTGTGGTCATCCATATCTACATCCTTGAATCCCTCCTTCGCAATGGAAGCCGGGGTAATCATCAGCGAGTGGCCTGTAATTGTTAGCATACAACGCTTTAATACAAGGTAGGAATAGAGGTAATAACCATTCATAGTCCGATCCGTCGCAACCCGCATAAAACACTTGGCGACGTCTTCCTGGGGCGCGAATTCGACGCCTTTGCCGATGAGCTCGGCTTCGTAGGTTGGGCTGCGGATGGCGCTTTTGATGTAGCTGCACCCTGTTAACAACCATTCATCTTCCAAATGGGTATTCAAGACActagaagagaagaaaggggGAGTACCAAGGCGCCACATAATTAATCCTGATTCCCTGCTCCCACGAGTTCCGCCTGGCGACCCTCATCAGTCCCCGCAGCGCGTATTTCGTGCAGGTGTATTGCCAGTTTGCCTGGTCAATCATATATACTTGTCAGTCTACTTGGTTATATTTATCAATGGAGGGTAGTTACCGGCGAGTCAATCCACGCCACCATACTCCCCGTAATGATAAAGCACCTATCCCGGTCTTCGGTATCAGGCTGCTTGCGAAAGTAATGCACCGCTAGTTTCCATGTATACAGTGTTCCTGTGAGGTTCACGTCGACGATACTCAGGGTTGGTTTTACGGGCGGTGCATTTATATCTGTTATATAGATCAGCATGGCTCTCTTTGATAACATATTCATATTAGAGTAGGTGGGAGGGTACCATCCAGCGGCCACAGCGAATCCCCACTGGCACGACTAATGCCCGCGTTTGCAATGACGATGTCGCAGCTCTTGTTTGGTGAGTTTGCGATTGCGGCTTCGAAGACTTGCACTTGTTCGTCCCAGTTTACGATGTTGCATTTGACGAATTGTGCGTTTCTATCTTCGTCAGAGATATGCCTGCAGGGGGAAATGGCGGTATAGCATACGGTGCGAGTTCTCTCGCGACTTGCTCGCCGCGTTCGACATTCAGATCTGCGATTGTTATGAAGGCGCTGTTCAGGGCTTTTGTTAGTTCTTGCTTGGTTTAAGGGGTATGGTTTGGGTGGGCGTACCCAGCTGCTGCGAACTTGCGGACGGTTGTCTCGCCCATGCCATTAGCGCCTATACACTGGTCAGGAAGATACTTGATACAGATTGAGGAGAGCATACCCCCAGTCACGATAACACTCTTCCCCTTGAGCTTGCTTGGGTCCGGTGGGATGGTGCAGTCCACCGGGCCGGTGTATTGGTACGGAGGGAGGTTGGGCATATTGTTAGTTGATATCGCGGTAGACAAGCGCAGTGTCACTCGACAGTTCAGGCAAAAAGGATGTTTCTTTAGTGATTCATGAGATCCTCGGCctagaataaattaatatGTCGCGCTACCCCAATAGTTGATTGCGGGGAATCCCCGGTCAGACTGCGAGAGTGGGAGCCATCGGCTATCCAAATTGGGATAACCGTCGCTTTATCTCCGGCTGTCACCTACAGGGTTGAGCTTCAAACTTTATATGTTTGTAGTTTTTGCTTTCGTTGGGTGAGCTGATAAGGCTGTTAGTGGATGGGAGTTGGTGGTGGAACTGTGCTCTCGGCGTATACTACAATAGCACAGCACACAGGCTCAGACGGCCTACCTTCCGCCATGtctctataatctaaataaaatcctaCTGCGTTGATTACTTTCATATCGCCAAAATTGTGAGTGTTTGACTTTATCCCATTCTCGGAATAACCCCGGGTGGTATATATTTCTGATGCATGGCGAAGCATCACTGCGAAAAACATCGAACCAACAAATATTCCAGCTAGCTAGCATAAGTCCATATTAATTACAACAAGAACATGATGTATAAAACGACACAAACATAGCAATAGGTAATCCTAGTTCACAGATCTCAGCTGGGCAACATCGATTTCTGCCTAAAGGCGCAGGCAGCAATCGGACGCGTgcaaaacaacaaccacagccTCAACATCGCATCCAACAAACATCATTACACATACCCTTCCAAAATGCCCCCAAAGCAACAACTACCATGCCCTCATGACAAAATAACATATACCCCTTCCCCACACGCCAGACAGGTAAACTACTACCAACCCTCAAAACAAGAACGGCAAAATGCCACGAAACTAGcaccatcctcgtcatcatcagcatcagcatcaaaACGCAAATCGTCAGTGCTAGCACCACCTACACGAACTGATTTAGAGAATTTTCCTGGCCCGCTCGTCCTCCCAGGAGACGATCTGGCGTTTGACCCGGAGTACCCCCCGCAATCATTCCAGGAGTGgctcgacgaggaggagcgcaATCCTGTCACCCCACGGAGGAAAACAATTTACTTTGTTGAGGCTCCTGGTGTGGATAGCCGGGTTAGCGAGGTTGAGGCCTGGACGAGGCCAAATGTACCTGACCTGGATTCGCATTCTGCGGGAGCGGTAGCACCGCCAGCATCAGAGGATGTAACCGACTATTTAGCGGCATTCTTCCACGGTCTATCGGTGAAACATCTCAATATGCCCAAGGGCAGGTGGAACTTCACCCCGTGGATAGAtaatgaggacgaggacacGCCTCCAACCAAAAAGCCTAAACGCACACCTACACTTAAACACATCGGCCTCACAACGCCCACAGAACAAATCCGGATTCGCACGCGTACTTGCCCAGACGGGCTCTATAGCAGACAGCTTAACCTGGACGACCTGCTAGACGTGGCCATTGCAATCCTGCCCAAGGATGCATACGCGCTGTGTATGGTTGTGAACCACGACCTgtacgaagacgacgaggacagtTTTGTCTGCGGGCGCGCGTATGGCGGGAGCcgggttgctgttgtttcgGCGGCGAGGTATAATCCGGTGATTGATGGGGTGCAGGGGGTTGAGAGGGGGCATGCGTGGCCTGGATCGCATTGTGGGGGGTTTGTTGAGGATGTTTGTAGGGAATGGGATTGTGGTGataggaggaagaagaagaagaataaggcaaagggaaagggTTCTAGTAATGAACCTGAACCTGCTGCCACTGTGTCCTTGAAACGAGAAGGACCGCTTGAACACGCAATGCACGTCCTCAGACAAGCTCAACCGCAATCTCACTCTGTACAGATGGCCGGTGATAGCGAGTCGCAGTGGCAGTCGGcgctctggctctggcgtATAATCCGCACGACGAGCCACGAGCTCTGCCACTGTCTCGGCATCGACCACTGTGTGTACTATGCCTGTATAATGCAGGGCAGTGCCTCGTTATCCGAGGACACGCGGCAGCCGCCGTATCTGTGTCCGGTGGATTTGGCGAAGGTGCTGTGTGCGACGGggtctggggttgaggagaggGATAGGGCGTTGCTGAGGTATTGTGAGCAGAAGATGCAAGAGTTTGTGTATTCAAGGGCGTTTGCGGCGTGGTTGAGGGCGTCTTTAGGGAGCGGGAATGGGGTCAAGGGCAATCAGGAGGTGATTGTTATTGATGATTGACGTTGATATATAGAGTATACGTAAGTTCTCCGTGATATATGAAACATTGTGATTCATTCATAAAATGCGTAGTTTGCAAGAGCTAAAACAGCATCGCAGATCAATCCAGAAATCATGGCCAATAGCAAAAATAAGATATTCTAAGGGTATACGCGTTTTATGTACCTGGATTAACCAGGGGATTAAGTACATTAGACACCAGGAGTGTCGTGATAGTAGATCATGCGCTCGTAGATACATAGCGTAAGCGTTGATATCGAGGTGTGCGTACGGGGTACGCGGCGGAGCTGAGCCCTTTGAATGGGACTTTGTGGACGCGATTGCGCCTGGGCGTCGACTGGTCGGTTTCTGTAGCTGGCGGGGATAAGAGCCCATGCCGGCTGGCCTTATGCCGCGCTGCTTTTGACAAGCCATAACGCTTTGTTATAGCTCGTCTAGCGTAGACGCTCGCTGTATAGATTGATGATTGGCTATAAGGGTCGAGACGGAATCAGGGAGGCGGGTTAGTAGGTTGAGAGAACGTAGACGCAACAGAGGCCGCGCGTCTGCGATCCGAGAGGCCAAAACTCTCGACGGAGTTGGCCCACGGGTAATGTTGGAGCCGTTGTGCAGGAGCAGCGTGCGTGACATCGCCGACGATGTTCTCTGGATTGACAAACGCCGGGAACTGCTCCTGCTCCGTGGAGCTTGTATCTTGTCGGTGGGGCTGCACGATCTCGACGAGTTTGCGCAACACTCCACATtcgagcttgagcttgatgCTGTACACAGCGGCCTTGAGTGTCGTCTGCAGGTACCACAATCCAATGTATTCAAGCACGAGAAGAGCAACgtccatggcgatgatgatgaggttgatCGCGAGGAGCTCGTAGAGAACGCGGGTGCGGCGGGTGTTCTTTTCCGGCCGGAGGTGTAAGAGTTTGGACGTTTCCCAGATGTAAATCGACGAGATGAGGATTTCCTGCGCGCAGAACCAGGCGACCTGCATCCGCTCCATGACATTGTAACCCATGACTATCGAAGTCGAACGGACGTAGACGGTGGAGTAGGTGAGGACTGTGGTCGGAACTATGAGGATAATGGTGTCGATTATGATAAGCCAAAGGACGAAgcggaggagcttgcgaTTTTGATTGACCAGATGGAGTCGCGAGTAGAGCACGATGGATTGAGTAGGGACCATGAAGTAGAAGCCAATTGTCGATATCGTCACACCCAGCCATCCAGGACCGAGTCCGAAGAATTCCAGCAGGTATCCAACGGCGTGGGGGATGACACCGAAGATGCCGGATAGCAGCATGGTCCAGAAGTACAGCCCATTGTAGCGCTGGAatgtgaagaagatgagaatGATCAATTCCAACGCGTTGTACAGAGCGAGCGAGGAGAACGTAACGACGACGATCTTGACGTTTGTGTTGTTGCCCTGGTAGCCTCCAATGAGTCCATCTGGGGGTTGTGTTAGGTCGACCGTCATGGCAAGACCGGCTCGTGGCGCGCGTCACGGCGTCGCAGTCGATCGGAGGGAGGGACAGAAGCAATTGAAGGAACTGAGGGAGGCGAGCTGCTTCTCGAAGGCATCATGAATCACGCGCGAGGAGACATGCGCGCGGACTACTGCGGCTTGGTTGAGTGTCGAGgggctggcggaggacaGGGAGAGAAATTCGATGGCAGAAGGCCAGCGGTCTCCCCAGAAAGGCAAGCCAagaagaaccagagccagaaccacAGCGGCGGGGTGGCAACCTGGAGCGAGGAGGCCGTTGTGAGGTTTTTCAGTGGCGAGGGCTGGGCTGTGGAGTCCTTAACACTGTCCCTTGAACAGCGGAACTGCAATGCCCAGACAGGGGAGCTGGGAAATTGGTGGCGCAAGGACCTCTCGGCGACTGGCCGTCAAGAGCGAGAAATCCGCGACTCGGACCTCGACTCAGACTGCCTCAGAACGCAAAACCCCTGCAGAATGTCACTTCGTTTCGAGTCCGCGTGTGCTTGACGATTGTGCGCACAGACGATCTGCTTATGTAACGCCGGGGAAACGGATGTGAAAGTTTGGGGAAGCCACGCTACGGCCCGATCGGGCTAGGCTGTGCCGCACTTTGGAATTTATCACGTGTCGAGCGGAGAATTGTCGGTGTCAGACGAAGATGGCTGATGACTCGATGAGTGATAAGCTCTGAGTGAGTGGAAACCTGTCGATACTACTACCCGATTCATCTGACAACCGCATTCGCCATTCTCGTACGACAGTGTCTCAAAGAGAATTCCGCCACAGTCAGAAGACCGGTCTCGGGAAAGAGGGCCAATGAGAAGTATCCCTAAACGGTTCGACTCTATTAGGCGAAGTTGGAGGACTGTCCCTTCAATATATTTGAGCAAGCTACCGAGCGGGTAAAACGATAGCGCGACGAgggggcaaaaaaaaaggaaaacaggAAAAAATAGAACCCACGGCGGGGGTCGAACCCGCAAATCTTTCGATTAGACTGAGGATTGAGTTAGTGATGTTTGCATCCACTTTATGAATAAGAACAACTTACAGTCGAACGCGTTACCATTACGCCACGCGGGCATCACTGAGCCTCTAATTTCGATTTTTCGTCTGATAAGCCACAGCGCAGAAGAATCCGCAAAATATGCAAAACTAGCATTGTCATGCCATAGTATGTGCAGCGAGCGAAAGGCAAAGCgggcagaaaaaaaggacGAAAAAAATGAACCCACGGCGGGGGTCGAACCCGCAAATCTTTCGATTAGACTATGGGATATTTATTAGCAATTTGAATTTCGACAGTTAAGGTATTGTAACATACAGTCGAACGCGTTACCATTACGCCACGCGGGCATCGCTGGCCGGATTGACCGAAATTTGACATCACTAGCGGGCGGCAGTTTTCAACCACTTTCCATCCTCTTTCCATACATTCTGGAATGACTTCCAGGGCCAGCAAAGTTGCCAGTAGGGCACATGCATACGAACAAGCCTCTCAGAAGGTGTCCAAAAATGTGACCCTATTCTAGCTTGCCTACTTATCTGCCCTCCGTATAGGTCCTCGTGTATATGATGCGACATctacatatatattttgCTATAGCTGTGAAGCTATTCCAAGCACGGGATTAACGATGTATATAGATTAGTGTACTAGATTCCCGAAGTCCGTAAAGTATACCCCTCATTCGAGATTGCCACAGGAACGCGGGCATAGCTTGCCTGCCAGTGGAAGCAAATGTATGCACTGCCCAGCGAGAATTGGTTCTGCGTGAATCTGCACCCAATTATGGACATCCTTGCAAAGATGACTGCAAATCATACTCAAGCGTTCTAGATAGGATGTAGTCAGTCTATATGCGTAACTCGTAAGTATATACATTGCCAATCAAAACGTTCCCCGTAACCACTCGACAAGCGCCCCCTGTGCCATGGCCTGCCCATACGGCATACTCGTCAGCGGGATCTGCTTATAAAAGTCCAAGCTATCACCCATGCCCGTCCCAAAGCTCGTATTCTGCAACTCGCCATCCTGGTCAATCTTGCCCAAAACCGCCTTAATCGCCTTCTCCGCAACAGCTCGGTACTCCCCACTGATATACCGCTTGCGCACAGCCTTCAGGATCCCCCACGCAAAACCCGCCGTCGCAGAGGACTCAACATACGAGTCTTCATGGTCAAGCAGCGTGCGCCAGTATCCATCCTCCGTCTGCAGCCGCTTCAGCGCCTCCACCTGCGCAACAAGCGTATCAACCAGATGAACCCGGATCGGATCCTCGGGCTGcaaatccagcagctcaatGAACTCCGGGATCACAATCGTCACCCAGCTATTCCCGCGCGCCCACCGCGCATCGGCAAAGTTATGCCCAGCCGCTGTTGACTGGTCTGAATTGAACTCCCACCCGTGGAAAAACAACCCAGTTTTCGCGTCGAATAGGTACTTGATATGGATGAGGAACTGCCGCTTCGCTTCGGCGACGTATGCAGGCCGGTTCAGCAGCTTCCCGATCTTCGCTAGCGGcaacaccgtcatcatcagcgTATCGTCCCacagctgctggtggtgatggttcTCAGAGAGATAGGTGATGTGAGCCATTCCGCCATAGGGCGTGCGCGGGAGGTCATGCATGGCCCATTCCGCCCAAGCATCCAACCAGGGCAGATACGTCTGATTCCCCGTTTTCTCATAGACGTAGGCCAGCGTGAGGAagacggccatggtgttgatgttctTGGTTGTGCCCTCGGCGAGGCGCGCGGAGAACCAGTCCTCGATTATGCGGAGCAGGGCGGCGTCGCCGGTGATTTCGTAGTATTTCCATATTCCGTAGAGCCCGATGCCGTGCGTCCATTCCCAGCCGGCCCAGGATTTTGTGTCGATTATGCGCCCGTCTTCGAGGTGCAGGAGGAATTTTCCGGTGGTGTCTTTTATGTTTATtaggttgttgatgaggcggTCGATTGTGGTGCGGGCTTGGGGGGGTGTGAGCGACATGTTGACGATGGATTTAAGCCAGAGGTATGACAGAGGTAAGGATGGTGAAGTTAATGACAACTTTTATTAATGACAACTTTATTAAATGAAGTGCAATGTCGGTGCTTGTTGTCCCGCATTCGCACAGGGAATCGCCGATTTAGGGCCAGCTCCCACTGCGATACGTGGAGAAACCCCAGCAATTTCTCCGGACAGCACAGGGTCCATTTCGGGCCAGCAACCACCGAAGTATCCGCTAACAACTGGCCAAGAAAGCCACCTGCCTCCTGATTGGCGTGGCAATATGGCCTGCCACGCTCGACAAGAGTGCTTGACTGCTTTCGACATCGATCCTCGGTCTTCTCGGGCCAATGTGGGCGCTCACCccgggcggaggagggggacCGGGGCAGACcctggagaagaggaagctgggGAAGAGGACCGCTGAGCTGACTCGAAGGAGAATTGTCCGCGTGTGGCCCGTGGTATTGGACCGATTCATTTCGCTTGTTCCAGGCCATTCGGGGCCTCGCTAGCTGGCAAGGGTGTGGTGGCCTGGTTATAAGGTGAACcacccttccccttcttttcgttcttttcgggctgtttttctctctccacTTTTGAAGGACGGCCTTTCTTGTTTACGGTGTACTTCAATATGGCCGATAACACGGAATTAACGTCTGTGCCCAAGGAAGTCAAGGACGCCGCCCACGTCGAGCGGCTCCCGTCGTACGGCGAGGGCATGAAAAAGGACCATGTCGACTACTCGCGTGTTGACAAGGAGCTTGCTCAGTATGCGGGTCAGGAGTACatcgaggtcgacgaggagaCGAGCAAGCGCCTGCGCAGGATGATTGACAAGCGTGTCTTGGTTATCATGATCTTGACGTACTTCCTGCAGGCCCTGGACAAGGGAACCATGTCGTTCTCGTCCATCATGGGCATTAGAGAGTACGCTGGTCTTGAGAACGGCCAAAAGGTTGTCTATCCCAGCCATATCCATATTATGTTACAGCGCTGACTTTGACAGTACTCCTGGCTCACGACCTGTATCTACATCGCCGTGCTCTTTGTCGAATACCCTACCAACTGGATCATCCAGCGAGTCCCTATCGCGAAATACCTCGGCGTCAATATTATTCTCTGGGGTGCAGTTTTGGCTTTGCACAGTGCCTGCAAGACATTCCCTAGCTTGATTGCTGTGCGCACCCTGCTGGGTATCTTCGAAGCCGTCTGCCAGCCCTCCTTCGTCCTGATGTCCAGCATGTGGTATAAACGCGAGGAGCAGGCTGAAACCGTGACATACTGGTATGTATACAAACCTCTCCTCAGGCCAGTTCTAACAGCTACAGGTACATGATGAACGGCACCCAGCAGATCGTCGGCGGTCTGCTCGCATACTGCTTCAGCCTGATCGGAAACGACCATGACGTCAAGTCCTTCCAGGCCCTATTCATGACCTACGGTTGCGCCTCCGTGCTCTGGGGCTTCTTCGTGCTTTGGTGGCTGCCCGACTCGCCCATGCGCGCCAAATGCTTCAGCGAAGAAGACAAGCGTCTCATGGTCGAACGTGTGCGATCCAACCAGACCGGtatccagaacaagaaaTTCCGCGCATACCAGATCAAAGAAGCCCTGCTTGACCCGCAGATCTGGTGCTACTGTGCTATTCAGATCTTCACGACCCTGCCTACCAGTGGTCTGGGTGCGTTTGcgaacatcatcatcgaggGCTTCGAATTCACCGTCCTCCAAACTCAGCTACTGGCGATGGTTCTGGGTTTCTATATCATTATCGTCCTTTTGACGTCAGCTTGGCTCGTCCGCAAGACCGGACAGAACCTCTACGTCATGCTGGGCTTTATCATCCCGTACGTTCTCCTTGTATATTTCAAGTCACGCAGCCCTAACACTGTCCAGATCCTACGTCGGCACAATCGTCCTCATGACCGTCGAAAACCACAACATGGGCACCAAGGTCGGTCTCCTGATCAGCTACTACATCACACTGTCATTCTGGTCCGCGCAGACCCTCGGCCTGTCCATGGTATCTCGCAACATCGGCGGCGCAACGAAGAAATCCGCCGTCATCGCCGCGACGTTCGTCTCGTGGGCTGTGGGTAATGCTATCGGCCCGCAGGTGTTCCTGGACCGCGATGCGCCCAAGTACTTTATTGCCTTTGGGGTGCATCTTGGGTGTTATGTTTGCTTGACCATCTCTGTTATCTTCTTGCGCTGGTATCTTGCGCACCAGAATAGGAAGAAGGATAGGTTGTTGAGGGAGGCGGGCTTGGATCCGAATGAGCAGAA
This is a stretch of genomic DNA from Aspergillus puulaauensis MK2 DNA, chromosome 8, nearly complete sequence. It encodes these proteins:
- a CDS encoding uncharacterized protein (COG:Q;~EggNog:ENOG410PUWG;~InterPro:IPR036291,IPR002347,IPR020904;~PFAM:PF00106,PF13561;~go_function: GO:0016491 - oxidoreductase activity [Evidence IEA];~go_process: GO:0055114 - oxidation-reduction process [Evidence IEA]); the protein is MPNLPPYQYTGPVDCTIPPDPSKLKGKSVIVTGGMLSSICIKYLPDQCIGANGMGETTVRKFAAAGAFITIADLNVERGEQVARELAPNAQFVKCNIVNWDEQVQVFEAAIANSPNKSCDIVIANAGISRASGDSLWPLDDINAPPVKPTLSIVDVNLTGTLYTWKLAVHYFRKQPDTEDRDRCFIITGSMVAWIDSPANWQYTCTKYALRGLMRVARRNSWEQGIRINYVAPCYIKSAIRSPTYEAELIGKGVEFAPQEDVAKCFMRVATDRTMNGHSLMITPASIAKEGFKDVDMDDHTEGYFKDTQELQLRIIEDQWVEGWSKGRTPEGGLKS
- a CDS encoding uncharacterized protein (COG:S;~EggNog:ENOG410PNVX;~TransMembrane:6 (o25-48i55-73o85-108i120-144o164-182i202-230o)) — translated: MTVDLTQPPDGLIGGYQGNNTNVKIVVVTFSSLALYNALELIILIFFTFQRYNGLYFWTMLLSGIFGVIPHAVGYLLEFFGLGPGWLGVTISTIGFYFMVPTQSIVLYSRLHLVNQNRKLLRFVLWLIIIDTIILIVPTTVLTYSTVYVRSTSIVMGYNVMERMQVAWFCAQEILISSIYIWETSKLLHLRPEKNTRRTRVLYELLAINLIIIAMDVALLVLEYIGLWYLQTTLKAAVYSIKLKLECGVLRKLVEIVQPHRQDTSSTEQEQFPAFVNPENIVGDVTHAAPAQRLQHYPWANSVESFGLSDRRRAASVASTFSQPTNPPP
- a CDS encoding uncharacterized protein (COG:S;~EggNog:ENOG410PGRY;~InterPro:IPR012962,IPR024079;~MEROPS:MER0011907;~go_function: GO:0008233 - peptidase activity [Evidence IEA];~go_function: GO:0008237 - metallopeptidase activity [Evidence IEA];~go_process: GO:0006508 - proteolysis [Evidence IEA]) codes for the protein MPPKQQLPCPHDKITYTPSPHARQVNYYQPSKQERQNATKLAPSSSSSASASKRKSSVLAPPTRTDLENFPGPLVLPGDDLAFDPEYPPQSFQEWLDEEERNPVTPRRKTIYFVEAPGVDSRVSEVEAWTRPNVPDLDSHSAGAVAPPASEDVTDYLAAFFHGLSVKHLNMPKGRWNFTPWIDNEDEDTPPTKKPKRTPTLKHIGLTTPTEQIRIRTRTCPDGLYSRQLNLDDLLDVAIAILPKDAYALCMVVNHDLYEDDEDSFVCGRAYGGSRVAVVSAARYNPVIDGVQGVERGHAWPGSHCGGFVEDVCREWDCGDRRKKKKNKAKGKGSSNEPEPAATVSLKREGPLEHAMHVLRQAQPQSHSVQMAGDSESQWQSALWLWRIIRTTSHELCHCLGIDHCVYYACIMQGSASLSEDTRQPPYLCPVDLAKVLCATGSGVEERDRALLRYCEQKMQEFVYSRAFAAWLRASLGSGNGVKGNQEVIVIDD
- a CDS encoding glycoside hydrolase family 88/105 protein (CAZy:GH105;~COG:S;~EggNog:ENOG410PGQV;~InterPro:IPR008928,IPR010905,IPR012341;~PFAM:PF07470;~go_process: GO:0005975 - carbohydrate metabolic process [Evidence IEA]), with amino-acid sequence MSLTPPQARTTIDRLINNLINIKDTTGKFLLHLEDGRIIDTKSWAGWEWTHGIGLYGIWKYYEITGDAALLRIIEDWFSARLAEGTTKNINTMAVFLTLAYVYEKTGNQTYLPWLDAWAEWAMHDLPRTPYGGMAHITYLSENHHHQQLWDDTLMMTVLPLAKIGKLLNRPAYVAEAKRQFLIHIKYLFDAKTGLFFHGWEFNSDQSTAAGHNFADARWARGNSWVTIVIPEFIELLDLQPEDPIRVHLVDTLVAQVEALKRLQTEDGYWRTLLDHEDSYVESSATAGFAWGILKAVRKRYISGEYRAVAEKAIKAVLGKIDQDGELQNTSFGTGMGDSLDFYKQIPLTSMPYGQAMAQGALVEWLRGTF
- a CDS encoding aminoglycoside phosphotransferase family protein (COG:C;~EggNog:ENOG410PWB5;~InterPro:IPR011009,IPR002575;~PFAM:PF01636), with product MPTRTADCPPESLYTYSARRWLWDEPDQLQRRYVRFNINALIEIAEKAAGYDADCVNLSRLPEGNSNKIFLAAMRDGQQIIVKIPNPNAGPKHYTTASEVAAMCFYFQARERLNIPVPKPLDYCTDANRTNLGAEYIVMEKAPGVELSHIWDELKGRQKVSIVEQIADVSCKLARARFPAYGALYKRRDVGLDESVAIDDEFVVGRTLGRAWFEDGRGHVDIHRGPWSSVEDLIKTVAQREAACIDNLPSFRRDRQQGIFGGPGGYMPTKEAKKSVLRDFLKICSYLRPKIDALSSGILWHSDLHTDNIFVDAENPSQITSIVDWQGVSINPIFLTAQHPFLIDHEGPKLEGLVRPALPENFDWLAPAEQIAAKRLFLSQTLWALYEVSVQRAVPELLQAFRHRTTLQGQILGLIGAIYDDGEPYVQILLADIAEEDIWKQVVGEDEDGNPSIRCPIWYSEQDKERQKTDLANWERDVERKFDVLHEIGLHAGWDGAVAPGDYDEVVRRLAAAKQRFLDRESANEQERARWEEVWPFQDTTG